The Phyllopteryx taeniolatus isolate TA_2022b chromosome 19, UOR_Ptae_1.2, whole genome shotgun sequence genome includes the window TAGTCCTTTAAAGGTCAAACATTAAGCTCGGCAGTTTCTCTAAACAGGGAATGGAACGAAGTCAATATTACAAGACACCAACTGTGTCTTGGTCATTCCGCTCGGTTGCAGGTTAGATTGTTACCATGCTGATCAGTCTTTTGGTGCGCTGATAGGGAGACCAGACCGTCACGCTACAAATGTATCTTAACTTGTTCTTTTACTAGTTTGGCTTGCCTAATAATCTTACATCTAAATAAACATAAAGTGTCATACACAGCCTCAAAGACAACAGACTTGACCTTATCAAACCACGTGTTTctcttcttgtgtcttgcagacatcaggAAAACATACCTTCGTCCTGAGCGTCTGGAGCCGGAGACCACTCACattaaagaagaggaagagccaGAGCATCTTTAcattaaagaggaggaggaagaaccCCCTCAGATTAAACCGGAGGAGTCCGAGCATCCTCACATCAAAGCGGAAGTGGAGGACAAAGAGGTCCCCTatatcaaagaggaagaggaggaggatgatatCACCAAGTTGCCATTGACTGGGGACACCCCTTTAAACAGTAAAAATGAAGGTCAAAGGGAGGAGAGCATAGGAGTGAAGCCTCCAAGCAGTAGCAGCTCaggtcaacacatgacaacagaaagtGATGggggagaccactgtggaggatcacaagccgACGGCCTCATAGCGCCACTGTCGgatagtgacgacatgacgtcacactctcctcacactgatgatgatgatgaagagcaGTGTGGCGGTCATAAGGCCGATCACACTGACAAGAAACGCTGgcaatgttctcagtgtgggaaaaccttTGCTTCTAAGTGGGATTTGAAACGACACAAgagaatacacactggagagaaaccttttgcctgctctgtTTGtagtcaaagattcactcagaaggtacacttacaaatacacacaaggacacacactggtgagaaacctttttcttgctcggtttgtggtcaaagagTCTCTGTTAAGGGAAGCTTAAGAAAACACATAAGAATCCACaccggagagaaaccttttgcctgctctgtttgtggtcaaagattctctgataaGGGAAacttaacaaaacacacaaaaaagcacaccggagagaaaccttttgcctgctctgattgtggtcaaagattctctcgaaaGGGACAAttgacaagacacacaagaacacacactggtgagaaacatTTTGCCTTTGCAGATTGTGGTCGAAGATTCTCTTGTAAGTATCTGGCTAAGGCACAATGTGCCGGTGAGAAAGAACAGCAGTGATCAAGAAACTTTAAGTGAAAATGTAGATGtttaatttccccccaaaattatgATGGATAGGAAACAACCACTGTGGGACTCCACGAAGCATGCTCTAACACCGCGAGAGACAGCGAGATTTCCCAGAAGAAACTTGGCGGCAATGCTGCAAAAACTAGATTAGCAACCTCGAGACTTAATTTCCTCCACATCCACTtttgtttcctctttttgtgTGGCTGATTACTGTTGATTGCTTTCTTCCAATCCCTGCTGATGCCAAGATATTGTGGAGCCACTCGAAGAACTCATCAATGGATCTTTTGAACCCACTGAAAAGAGGGAAGGCTATAATTCAACCACTAGTACAGATCTATTACCCACCTCACCCGACGACCATATTAAAAGTCCTCTCCTCTATTGACAAGAAGCTATCACTTCTTGATTTATTACACCAGGAGATTAATGAGGTAAAAACCAGGTTGGAGTTCACGCACCAGCAAGTCAAAGagctaaaagaagacaatgccGAACATCAGTCAGCCATGAAAGCAATGACAACTGAGGTTGAAGTTcacaagaaagaaaacaaaacaaaatcaaagaaGATTGCTAGACTAACAGTCAAGAAGCGTGCAGGATAACCTCGTTTTTTTCCAGCATTTCTGAGTGTACACCTGATAATCCAGATGCTCAAGTAAAAAACTTAATGTTGACGTCACTGAAAGTCCCAAAGTAGACACTTGCCAACATTACCTTCACACCGAATCCACAGACCAGGAGGACCGGGAGCAGGGAGTCAACCCCATCCAATCATCGCAAAATTCGAACATTTCCAGCAGAAAGTCTTCGTAAAGTCAAAAGGACGGGATCTGAAAAGTACACCGTTCTGGATGAATGACCATTTCCAACGCGAAATTAACGAGCAACGCAAAGTTCTGTACCCTCTAATGAAGAACCACCGGCAACAAGGAAAATGCGCCTCACTGGTTGTGGACAAACTATATGTAGACATCAACTGTTTCTGCGATTCCAAAGTCACCCCTTGGCTCTTCTAATAAATGAGTATTCCTTCCAAGTTTGCTCTAATATTTGGTACATAGTGTCGTGTTGACTTCGGTTTCCATGTTTTGGCTATGCTAAACTCATAGACAATATGTTCAATACCTCATTACATAATAGCTCTAATTACAACCCCATATTACCAGCTACACTGTAAGGAAGTTCCCATTAGATATATTTCTAAGAGTTTCCCGCACACGTATAGATGAAAGTTCACCAGACATTAAGTCtcccttttaaataaaaataagtgctCCACAGACAGTTTGGGGAGCAACAAACAATCATATGCCAAAGTGCTCCTGTCTCAAATGTTTTCCAAAGAGGTTTAATGTTTGAATCAAAAATTGgaatcatttatatttcaatttcaattgttaaacttgaataattgcattcCCAAAAAAACGGAATTTGAATTACATCAGGAGCCAGCAATTCCACATGTGGAGTCTTAACGCGGACCTGAGACGGCAGTAGAATCCTAAACTAGTTgacaaattgaaatatttataattgtGGATTTCTTGTGTCTTTTTGACAGATATAAACACAATAGTGACAAATACTGACtacactgggggaaaaaaatggtgtgtTAAATTCACTTAATTCTAATTCGTCAAGTGGttgcacaaaataaaatcatctgGATCCAGATCCCAGTATtggcccctttctcaaattcttatatttttgcgacatatccccactttaatgtttaagatcatcaaataaatgtaaatatcagacaaatataacccaagtgagcttaaaatgctgttttcatttattcagtTTCCTGGCCCTtgttgaaaaagtaatggccccctgaaactaataactggttgggccatcctcagctgcaacaactaaaatcaagcgtttctttcacatttctgtggagatattttggcccactcttccttgcagaattgtttgaattcagcaaaaatggaggattttcgagcatgaacggcctttcttaaggtcatgccactgcatttcaatcggattcaagtttggactttgacgaggccactccaaaactttcattttgctttttaagccattcagacgttgagttgctggtgtgttttggatcgttatgcTGCTGCAGAAActaagtgcgcttcagcttgaggtcacaaactgatggctgaagattctccttcaggattttctgtaaaagagcagaattcaagGTTCCATCAAGCAcggcaagttgtccaggtcctgaaggagctaagcagcccaagaccataaCACTACCAccgtgtttgactgttggtgtgatgttctttttctgaaatgttgtgctacatttacgccagatgtaacgagacacacaccttccaaaaagctcaactttcatctttttggtcagcagtgcttttcagtgttgccacagttaccttgaaaaagtaacttagttactttactgattacttgagcttaaaagtaacttatttattttgctgatgaattgattttaaaagtaactaagttggaaaaaagtttttagttactttcggcagaaatatcacttatccatagtacaaaaaaagcattagcatAATcatacccattacttggtaatatatgccacacaagttacagaatgatgtcatcaacataaaccaataacttaaatattagtgtagttgaagccacattaaatcagcaactttgTGCTTGACATGCCACCGCAATACAGTAAGTgcctaaacgtaaacaagcacaccattctcggCAGCCGTggaccaatggttaagatcgtcGCCTGCcgccgtgggggacctaggttcaagaccctgacaggaccatccgccaacatcccccggctcactcacggctgtggtgtccttgagcaagacactgataccccaaactgctcccTGGACACTTCAGCTGccccttgttccagtgtgttccactaacaacagTGGTGGTGGGATACAGTCGTAGGATTTCCAATGCACCTTGGGTAAGTGAATGAGCCGAGCACAGAGGCAGGCAGTCAACGGAGTGAATGTAGCAGAACGACCTTGGCTGGCGCTCCagctttaaaggtcccatattttggctatttagagctCCATAGAGACctgacttagtgattgtgtgtgcgtgtgctagAAATCACAccatcctgccccaagtggaggagttcaagtatcttggggtcttgttcatgagtgagggaagaatggaacggcagatcgacaggcggatcggtgcagcgtctgcagtgatgcggacttcgtAACGGTCCATTgtagtgaagaaggagctaagccgaaaagcgaagctctcgatttaccggtcgatctacgttcttaccctcacctatggtcacgagctgtgtgtcgttcccggatacaagctgccgaaatgagtttccgccgCGGGGTGTCCGGGTTCTCCTTTAGAGTtagtgtgagaagctcggtcatccgggaggggctcagagtctttgctcctccgcatcgagaggagccagatgaggtggctcgggcatctgtttgtAAGTAATCCGCTGACACAGGTCTtttgttcaaagaaaaactTGACTTACTTGagttcaaaaacaaatacaaagtaaaatTGTTTCCACATCCAACAGGGTTTCCACTGTAAAATTATGGAATTAAAGCACAGCAAAATCCAGATAAATGAACAGAGAACGTAGAAAGGTCAAAAAACTATTTCGCCCCACTGTCCACATTTCCACTGCATGTCTGACCTTCTTCATGTCAGGGCTGCTGATCAACGCTCTATGTCGAGTTCGTAGCCGAGCCGCCTTGTCCACcttttgcttcctgaagacctcGCGTAATCTTATCTCTAACCCATTCTTGctctttgtccccagtctgccatctgcccttgctccccGCAAACCAGCGCTCACCTCTTCCCCTGCCAGACTGGTCCTCCTTGGAACCCTGCTAATCCCGGATCTAGTTCTCGGAGCCCTTTTTCTTTGTCTCCAAATCtgtaataaacatttgttcacaaCCTACCCCcccctctctgcatctgggtccaactcacaacctgaatcctgacagcatAGTCTGGCCAAGTCATGGACCCAGCGGGGACGGATCCTCTTCCCCAAACGGTTACCGGACAGAGCATGCTTTTGGAACAACACGACCAAGCCCTTACTCTGCCGATTGAAAAGGTACGTGACTTCTCACAAACTCTCACGTccctccaaaatcaatttgcctcACTCCAACCTTGCGCAACGCCACCTGTTGCAGCTTCCACCGCTCCCACTGCCCCCTTCACCCACGTAATGAGTGAACCGTACATGCCTGCACCAGCCCCTTACGACGGCGATCTAGGGTCTTGTCGCGCTTTTTTTGGTCCAGTGCTCACTTGTGTTTGAATGGCAACTGCAGTCGTACTCCACCGACAACGCTAAAATTGCTTACCTCATCGGCTGTCTCCGGGGTACATCGCTCTCGTGGGCCACGGCGGAAAGGGAGAGACGGTCGGCCATCTGCGCGTCATACTCCTCTTTTTCCACGGAGATGAAGAAAATCTTTGACCACCCGGTCCGCGGAGGGAGCCCGCTAAACTCCGACAGGCCTCTCGCAGTGTAGCTGAATTTTCGATGACTTTTCGGACTCTGGCTGCCGAGAGCAATTTCAATGATGAGGCGCTACAGGTGGTTTTTCGGGGGGCTCTAAATGAGTCGCTTAAAGACGAGCTGGCCTCCAGGGAAGATTTGCTAGACATGAATGATTCCACAACCACatccccatccttactttgggaAAGAGCGAAAGCTGTAATTAGAAGCAAAATAATTTcatactcttaaaaaaaaaaagaacgaaaaTTAGAAAGTGAattggggataaaaaaaaataaaaataaaaaaataataatcaaacaacTCACAGAGGAACGTGCAATGACTCCGACGGGCCTCCTTGGGAACCAACTTCACAATGCTAAACAACTAGATTGCATATGATCAAAAAGAACGGATTTCCTAATACAACAGCTAAGATACACTAATTTcgaacacaataataaatcaggaaaatttctcGCAAAACAACTTcaatgtaacaaagaaaaaaacactaattacatCTGTCCAAGATACAAACGGCAAATTTACTCAATCACCACAGTATATTGATATATAACTACTACAATAGCTTATATTCATCAAATAATAAGCCGAAGAAAAATTATattgaaacttttttcaataacctaaacatccctcaattaacttCAGACCCCTGAGAAGACAACCAAGGTGACCTTTGTGTCGTTCACTGGAACACATGGAGGCAATTCACTGAGAGAGGAGTAGCGAGCGCCAGTTTCGACCATTATGGAGAGATGTTGACCATCCACAGTCAAGGATGCAGGGGTCTGCCAAACCCTGCACGTTGAGGCTTCCTGGGCACCCCTATTGACGAGTAGGGTACTGTCCCGGAGGTGGCGGCGCCAGGTCGGCATTCGGTGGCATGTGCGGCGTTGGTAGTT containing:
- the LOC133469517 gene encoding zinc finger protein 135-like; translation: MCARSRAKYEEELWGPKEEKETQRQLLDAVCKQPSVGLRTADIRKTYLRPERLEPETTHIKEEEEPEHLYIKEEEEEPPQIKPEESEHPHIKAEVEDKEVPYIKEEEEEDDITKLPLTGDTPLNSKNEGQREESIGVKPPSSSSSGQHMTTESDGGDHCGGSQADGLIAPLSDSDDMTSHSPHTDDDDEEQCGGHKADHTDKKRWQCSQCGKTFASKWDLKRHKRIHTGEKPFACSVCSQRFTQKVHLQIHTRTHTGEKPFSCSVCGQRVSVKGSLRKHIRIHTGEKPFACSVCGQRFSDKGNLTKHTKKHTGEKPFACSDCGQRFSRKGQLTRHTRTHTGEKHFAFADCGRRFSCKYLAKAQCAGEKEQQ